One window of the Vicinamibacterales bacterium genome contains the following:
- a CDS encoding trypsin-like peptidase domain-containing protein — translation MTRHFAWTTAILTGIIGVLLGMVVTTPRGSVTAPGQAVGAVAAAPAAAITPAAEAAPVASATSINFADIAARINPAVVNIDATARSRRARRLLEAGAPRSEDPFDLGRRGSDVPRRGTGTGFLIDAAGHILTNHHVIEGAERLTVKLADGRSLRAEVVGSDPDTDIALIKVAGTTPFPHATLGDSTALRVGEWVCAIGNPLAYEHTVTVGVVSFIGRKLFDASLDNYIQTDAAISFGNSGGPLINARGQVIGINAAISRQASNIGFAVPSNQARDILPQLKALGRVERGYIGVTLRDVDPDVQASLKLSRGDGALVQDVTAGSPGARAGLQPYDVIVSVDGDPVRTHDTLIREIAARLPGTSARLQYVRDGRARDVSVKLAERPQRATDRPVSPAERSVQRTGPGELGLSLVEIDDSNAHRFDIPSGMTGLLVQRVEPLSVAYDAGITRGAIILEVNRQPVKSIAGFRRVVGASEPGDVLAVFLYDPDADARAIRTVRTEQR, via the coding sequence ATGACGCGGCATTTTGCGTGGACCACCGCGATCCTCACCGGCATCATCGGCGTGCTGCTTGGCATGGTCGTGACCACGCCGCGCGGGTCGGTGACGGCCCCCGGCCAGGCCGTTGGCGCGGTCGCGGCGGCGCCGGCGGCGGCCATCACGCCGGCGGCCGAGGCGGCCCCCGTGGCGTCCGCCACGTCCATCAACTTCGCCGACATCGCCGCGCGGATTAATCCGGCCGTCGTCAACATCGACGCGACCGCCCGCAGCCGGCGCGCCCGCCGGCTGTTGGAAGCCGGGGCGCCGCGCAGCGAGGATCCCTTCGACCTGGGCCGGCGCGGCAGCGACGTCCCTCGCCGCGGCACCGGCACCGGGTTCCTGATCGACGCGGCCGGGCACATCCTCACCAACCATCACGTGATTGAGGGCGCGGAGCGCCTCACCGTGAAGCTGGCCGACGGCCGCAGCCTGCGCGCCGAGGTGGTGGGGTCGGACCCCGACACCGACATCGCCCTGATCAAGGTGGCGGGGACCACGCCGTTTCCCCACGCCACGCTGGGGGATTCCACCGCGTTGCGGGTCGGCGAGTGGGTGTGCGCCATCGGCAACCCGCTGGCCTACGAACACACCGTGACCGTGGGCGTGGTCAGCTTCATCGGCCGCAAGCTGTTCGACGCCAGCCTCGACAACTACATCCAGACCGACGCGGCGATCAGCTTCGGCAACAGCGGCGGGCCGCTGATCAACGCGCGCGGGCAGGTGATTGGGATCAACGCCGCGATCAGCCGGCAGGCCAGCAACATCGGCTTCGCCGTGCCGAGCAACCAGGCGCGGGACATCCTCCCGCAGTTGAAGGCGCTCGGCCGGGTTGAGCGGGGCTACATCGGCGTTACCCTGCGCGACGTCGATCCGGACGTGCAGGCGTCACTGAAGCTGTCGCGCGGGGATGGCGCGCTCGTGCAGGACGTCACCGCCGGTTCGCCCGGCGCCCGCGCCGGCCTGCAGCCGTACGACGTGATCGTGTCGGTGGACGGCGACCCGGTGCGCACCCACGACACGCTGATCCGGGAGATTGCCGCGCGCCTGCCCGGCACCAGCGCGCGGCTGCAATATGTGCGCGACGGCCGCGCGCGCGACGTCTCGGTCAAGCTGGCCGAGCGTCCGCAGCGGGCGACCGATCGCCCGGTGTCACCGGCCGAGCGCTCGGTGCAGCGCACCGGGCCGGGCGAGCTGGGGTTGAGCCTGGTCGAGATCGACGACAGCAACGCGCACCGCTTCGACATCCCGTCGGGCATGACCGGGCTGCTGGTGCAGCGGGTCGAGCCGCTGTCGGTGGCCTACGATGCCGGCATCACGCGCGGTGCCATCATCCTGGAAGTCAACCGCCAGCCGGTGAAATCGATCGCCGGCTTCCGCCGCGTGGTCGGCGCGTCGGAGCCCGGCGACGTGCTCGCGGTGTTCCTGTACGACCCCGACGCCGACGCCCGCGCCATCCGCACCGTTCGCACGGAGCAACGGTGA
- a CDS encoding sigma-54 dependent transcriptional regulator: MKPRILVIDDESAIRDSLKMILEYEGYEVMQAATGEEGVKLVEREAPDLVFLDIKMPGMDGLEVLQKLEHMVETTPIVVISGHGDMATAVKATKLGAFDYIDKPLAQDRVLVTVRNAVDTRRIKTENKSYRRDAEKKHQIVGDSPSLAVVRNAIQKAAPTNATVLIWGESGVGKELVARAIHRDSLRRDGAFVQVNCAAIPDELIESELFGHEKGSFTGATDRQIGKFEQADKGTIFLDEVGDMSLKTQAKVLRVLQEQELERLGSNRIIKVDVRVIAATNKNLEEEIDRHTFREDLFYRLNVVPIHVPALRDRRDDIPALVRHFADLFARDNNFHRKTFTAAAMERLRQQHWRGNIRELRNFVERLVIMTSGEAIDARDIPEGGAIRGDAPMLAGGEVVAAPEAPAWMQATTLQEFKSGSERAYLVAKLRENGWNISKTAEVIDTPRSNLYKKLEQYQISQERDGQGS, translated from the coding sequence GTGAAGCCACGCATCCTCGTGATTGATGACGAGTCGGCGATTCGCGACTCGCTGAAGATGATCCTCGAGTACGAGGGCTATGAGGTGATGCAGGCGGCGACCGGCGAAGAGGGCGTCAAGCTGGTGGAACGCGAGGCGCCGGACCTGGTCTTCCTCGACATCAAGATGCCGGGCATGGACGGGCTCGAGGTGCTGCAGAAGCTCGAGCACATGGTCGAGACCACGCCGATCGTCGTGATCTCCGGCCACGGCGACATGGCCACGGCGGTCAAAGCGACCAAACTCGGCGCGTTCGATTACATCGACAAGCCGCTGGCCCAGGACCGCGTGCTGGTCACGGTGCGCAACGCCGTCGACACCCGGCGCATCAAGACCGAGAACAAGAGCTATCGCCGCGACGCCGAGAAGAAGCACCAGATCGTGGGCGACTCGCCGTCGCTGGCGGTGGTGCGCAATGCCATCCAGAAGGCCGCGCCGACCAACGCCACGGTGTTGATTTGGGGCGAGAGCGGTGTCGGCAAGGAACTGGTGGCGCGCGCCATCCATCGCGACAGCCTGCGGCGCGACGGCGCGTTCGTGCAGGTCAACTGCGCCGCCATTCCCGACGAGCTGATCGAGTCGGAGCTGTTCGGGCACGAGAAGGGCTCGTTCACCGGCGCCACCGACCGCCAGATCGGCAAGTTCGAGCAGGCCGACAAGGGCACCATCTTCCTCGACGAAGTCGGCGACATGAGCCTGAAGACGCAGGCCAAGGTGCTGCGCGTGCTGCAGGAGCAGGAGCTCGAGCGGCTGGGCAGCAACCGCATCATCAAGGTGGACGTGCGCGTGATTGCCGCCACCAACAAGAACCTCGAGGAAGAGATCGATCGCCACACCTTTCGCGAGGACCTCTTCTATCGCCTGAACGTGGTGCCGATCCACGTGCCGGCGTTGCGCGACCGGCGCGACGACATCCCGGCGCTGGTGCGCCACTTCGCCGACCTGTTCGCGCGCGACAACAACTTCCACCGCAAGACCTTCACCGCCGCCGCCATGGAGCGGTTGAGGCAGCAGCACTGGCGCGGCAACATCCGCGAGCTGCGCAACTTCGTCGAGCGCCTCGTGATCATGACCAGCGGCGAGGCCATTGACGCCCGCGACATCCCGGAAGGCGGCGCCATTCGCGGCGACGCGCCGATGCTGGCCGGTGGTGAGGTCGTGGCGGCGCCGGAGGCCCCGGCCTGGATGCAGGCCACCACCCTCCAGGAATTCAAGTCCGGTTCGGAACGTGCGTACCTGGTGGCCAAGCTGAGAGAGAATGGATGGAACATCTCGAAGACGGCCGAGGTGATCGATACGCCGCGCAGTAATCTGTATAAGAAGTTGGAGCAATACCAGATTTCGCAGGAACGGGACGGACAAGGCAGTTAG
- a CDS encoding SDR family oxidoreductase gives MAHYLVTGGAGFIGSHLSAALLSSGHRVRVVDNLVTGYRHNLQEGVEFTNADLADPAAAAAAVAGVDFVLHQAAIPSVPRSVKNPAESHRANVDGMLNVLIAARDAGVKRVVFAGSSSVYGDQAVLPKREDMPTKPMTPYALQKLVSEQYGQMFTRLYGLEVVTTRYFNVFGPRQDPGSPYSGVISLFIKALLEGTRPVIYGDGGQTRDFTFVTNVVDGVLRAAATPGVGGEVFNVATGGRVSLNELLATLKKILGSNVEPIYEDQRMGDVRDSQADIAKAERLLGYRPTVTLEDGLRQTVAWFEASSGTRPSV, from the coding sequence ATGGCCCATTATCTCGTTACGGGTGGAGCAGGCTTCATCGGCTCGCACTTGTCAGCGGCACTGCTCTCATCCGGGCACCGGGTTCGGGTCGTCGACAACCTGGTCACCGGCTACCGCCACAATCTGCAGGAGGGCGTCGAGTTCACCAACGCCGATCTCGCCGATCCGGCGGCGGCCGCCGCGGCGGTCGCGGGCGTTGACTTCGTGCTCCATCAGGCCGCCATTCCCTCGGTGCCGCGATCGGTGAAGAACCCGGCCGAATCGCATCGGGCGAACGTGGATGGCATGCTCAATGTCCTGATCGCCGCGCGGGATGCCGGCGTCAAGCGGGTGGTCTTCGCCGGGTCGTCCTCCGTCTACGGCGATCAAGCCGTCCTGCCGAAGCGCGAGGACATGCCCACCAAACCCATGACCCCCTACGCGCTGCAAAAGCTGGTCAGCGAGCAGTACGGGCAGATGTTCACGCGGCTCTACGGCCTCGAGGTGGTCACCACGCGCTACTTCAACGTGTTCGGGCCGCGGCAGGACCCGGGTTCGCCGTACTCCGGCGTGATCTCGCTGTTCATCAAGGCGCTGCTCGAAGGCACGCGGCCGGTGATCTACGGGGACGGCGGCCAGACGCGCGACTTCACGTTCGTGACCAACGTCGTTGATGGCGTGTTGCGCGCCGCCGCGACGCCTGGCGTCGGCGGGGAAGTGTTCAACGTCGCGACCGGGGGCCGGGTGTCGTTGAACGAGCTGCTCGCGACCTTGAAGAAAATCCTGGGGTCGAACGTCGAGCCGATTTACGAGGACCAGCGCATGGGCGACGTGCGCGACTCACAGGCCGACATTGCCAAGGCCGAGCGCCTCCTCGGCTACCGCCCGACGGTGACGCTCGAAGACGGGCTGCGCCAGACCGTGGCCTGGTTCGAAGCCAGTAGCGGCACGCGGCCGTCGGTGTAG
- a CDS encoding metallophosphoesterase: protein MRILAALLAGALLCWPAPPLTAQGAPRIVAIGDIHGAIDSLKSILTTAGLIGADGRWSGGRAQLIQTGDYMDRGEHTRAVLDLLMALAPQAKSAGGRALALLGNHEVMNLIGDTRDVTREIFATFADAKSDARREEAWTQYAALGAARAAKGEPVPAVYAQTREAWLTTHPAGWVEYHDAMGPRGKYGAWLRDKPMLLQYAGSIFMHAGFAAATAPATADEVNVRVRDEIRRMDRFVERLVDLKLALPFFTLQEVLQVASHEIGVANALIAAAQAVGKEPDRSKLNVSLLIEAQEILKIDAWTSVAAEGALWYRGLATLPDDPTGGPFAPLLERYGAQRFVTGHTPTPDRRITVRFGGRAVLIDTGMLASAYNGRASALEIDGETLTAIYTDGRVPLLASNQATVWRSPSSSVTVGR, encoded by the coding sequence ATGCGGATTCTCGCCGCCCTCCTCGCGGGGGCACTGCTGTGCTGGCCCGCCCCGCCGCTCACCGCGCAGGGCGCGCCGCGCATTGTCGCCATCGGTGACATTCACGGCGCCATCGACAGCCTCAAGAGCATCCTCACCACCGCCGGCCTCATCGGCGCCGACGGACGGTGGTCCGGGGGGCGCGCACAACTCATCCAGACCGGCGATTACATGGACCGGGGCGAGCACACCCGCGCGGTGCTCGACCTGCTGATGGCGCTCGCGCCGCAGGCCAAGAGCGCCGGCGGCCGCGCCCTCGCGCTGCTGGGCAATCACGAGGTAATGAACCTCATCGGCGACACCCGCGACGTCACCCGCGAGATCTTCGCCACGTTCGCCGACGCCAAGTCAGACGCCCGCCGGGAAGAGGCGTGGACGCAGTACGCGGCGCTCGGCGCCGCCAGGGCCGCGAAGGGCGAACCCGTTCCGGCGGTGTATGCGCAAACCCGCGAGGCGTGGCTGACGACGCATCCCGCCGGGTGGGTCGAGTACCACGACGCGATGGGGCCGCGCGGCAAGTACGGCGCCTGGCTCCGCGACAAGCCCATGCTCCTGCAATACGCCGGATCGATCTTCATGCACGCTGGCTTTGCCGCGGCGACGGCGCCGGCGACGGCCGACGAGGTCAACGTCCGCGTGCGCGACGAGATCCGGCGGATGGATCGGTTCGTCGAGCGCCTGGTGGACCTGAAACTCGCGCTGCCCTTCTTCACGCTCCAGGAGGTGCTGCAGGTTGCGTCGCATGAGATTGGCGTCGCCAACGCGCTGATCGCGGCGGCGCAAGCGGTGGGCAAGGAGCCGGATCGATCCAAGCTGAACGTGTCGTTACTGATCGAGGCGCAGGAGATCCTGAAGATCGACGCCTGGACATCCGTCGCCGCCGAAGGCGCGCTCTGGTACCGCGGCCTCGCGACGCTGCCGGACGACCCCACCGGCGGGCCGTTCGCCCCCCTCCTGGAGCGCTATGGCGCCCAGCGGTTCGTCACCGGCCACACCCCCACGCCCGACCGCCGGATCACGGTCCGCTTCGGTGGCCGCGCGGTGCTCATCGATACGGGGATGCTGGCGAGCGCCTACAACGGCCGCGCCTCGGCGCTGGAGATCGACGGCGAGACGCTGACGGCGATCTACACCGACGGCCGCGTGCCGCTACTGGCTTCGAACCAGGCCACGGTCTGGCGCAGCCCGTCTTCGAGCGTCACCGTCGGGCGGTAG
- a CDS encoding helix-hairpin-helix domain-containing protein: MRTPLSTALALCTLLMAASPVIAAPSQNPAPVAEKAALNLNAATLDQLETLPGIGRKVAERILEYRAKSGGFKKVEELMNVKGIGEKSFLKIKPLITVPKPDKASGVD, translated from the coding sequence ATGCGAACACCCCTTTCGACCGCCCTCGCGCTGTGCACGCTGCTCATGGCCGCATCCCCCGTCATCGCCGCACCGTCGCAGAACCCGGCGCCGGTGGCCGAGAAGGCCGCCCTCAACCTCAACGCGGCCACGCTCGACCAACTGGAGACGCTGCCGGGCATTGGCCGCAAGGTGGCCGAGCGCATTCTCGAATATCGCGCCAAGAGCGGCGGCTTCAAGAAGGTCGAGGAACTGATGAACGTGAAGGGCATCGGCGAGAAGAGTTTCCTGAAGATCAAGCCGCTCATCACCGTGCCGAAACCCGACAAGGCGAGCGGTGTGGACTAG
- a CDS encoding GspH/FimT family pseudopilin, translating to MALVDVLAATGLSLVMAAVAVPVVGGTLDREHVIVGAEYLAAHVQRARLESLKRATSVAVRLTVVNDRTAVQLFVDGNGNGVLQKDIDRRVDPALTALVWLNDHARNVSLRINQGIDAVGGGAALAPGDDPLRIGNTALVSFSPSGSSTSGTVYLAAHRGPQMAIRVYGATGRVRVLMFDAQAREWRP from the coding sequence GTGGCACTGGTCGATGTGCTGGCCGCCACCGGCCTGAGCCTGGTGATGGCTGCCGTGGCGGTGCCGGTGGTCGGTGGCACGCTCGATCGCGAGCACGTGATCGTGGGTGCCGAGTATCTGGCCGCGCACGTGCAGCGCGCCCGGCTCGAATCGCTCAAGCGCGCCACCTCGGTGGCGGTCCGCTTGACGGTGGTCAACGATCGCACGGCCGTCCAGCTGTTCGTTGACGGCAACGGCAACGGCGTCCTGCAGAAGGACATCGACCGCCGGGTCGATCCGGCGCTGACGGCTCTCGTCTGGCTGAACGATCACGCGCGCAACGTGTCGCTCCGGATCAACCAGGGCATCGACGCTGTGGGTGGCGGCGCGGCTCTGGCGCCCGGTGATGACCCGCTGCGGATTGGTAACACCGCGTTGGTGTCGTTCAGTCCGTCAGGGAGCTCGACCAGCGGCACGGTATACCTTGCCGCTCACCGCGGACCGCAGATGGCGATTCGAGTCTACGGCGCAACGGGCCGCGTCCGCGTGTTGATGTTCGATGCGCAGGCGCGGGAATGGCGGCCGTAG
- a CDS encoding sigma 54-interacting transcriptional regulator — MRAGVKVTTATATGAIGRQARSADRRSGILSLVRHVAADLITTTERRNLPRFLTARLSQLAGVRSIRLKELSASMPTRSLQPVRARDYVAYVVPVKEPGRQVMLEAAFSPHGGPDAWTCQLIETAAHLASVLMEAERLANTPPPLTAAERDGAAPLIGSSEVMRALRDRVERVASTDFTVLIEGESGVGKELVARQIHELGRRRQGPFVAINCAALVETLIEAELFGIEERTATGVRGRRGKFEHADGGTLFLDEVSDLSMAAQAKLLRAIQDFTVERVGGNGVRHINTRIVAATNRPLSGLVERGLFRTDLFYRLSGVEIAVPPLRRRKGDILELTQYFLARHEGRGRLSMTAAAVDALIAYDWPGNVRELERMLEGAIATAESRQISLDDLPVSLRGTYGDVLVPAFRLGDTMRAWGSRYARLVLEKNAGNKRQACRMLDISYHTLNAYLRYRPAPALLSSEPAGPAGDVAAPR; from the coding sequence ATGAGGGCCGGGGTCAAAGTCACGACAGCAACAGCAACAGGCGCCATCGGCAGGCAGGCACGGTCGGCCGATCGGCGCAGCGGCATCCTCTCGCTCGTCCGGCATGTCGCCGCGGATCTCATCACGACCACGGAGCGGCGGAATTTGCCGCGGTTTCTAACCGCGCGGCTCAGCCAGCTCGCCGGCGTCCGCAGCATCCGGCTGAAGGAACTCTCGGCATCGATGCCGACCCGGTCGCTCCAGCCAGTGCGGGCGCGGGATTACGTGGCCTATGTCGTGCCGGTGAAGGAACCCGGCCGGCAGGTGATGCTCGAAGCCGCCTTCAGCCCGCACGGCGGCCCCGACGCGTGGACCTGCCAACTGATTGAGACCGCTGCGCACCTGGCCTCGGTGCTGATGGAGGCCGAGCGCCTGGCCAACACCCCGCCGCCGCTGACTGCCGCCGAGCGTGACGGGGCCGCGCCGCTGATTGGATCCAGCGAGGTGATGCGCGCGCTTCGGGATCGCGTGGAACGGGTCGCCAGCACGGACTTCACCGTCCTCATCGAAGGCGAGAGCGGAGTGGGTAAGGAACTGGTGGCCCGTCAAATCCACGAACTCGGCCGCCGCCGGCAGGGGCCGTTCGTGGCCATCAATTGCGCGGCGCTCGTGGAAACGCTGATCGAGGCGGAGTTGTTCGGCATCGAGGAACGCACCGCCACCGGCGTTCGTGGCCGCCGCGGCAAGTTCGAGCATGCTGACGGCGGCACCCTGTTCCTGGACGAGGTCTCCGACCTGTCGATGGCGGCGCAGGCGAAGTTGTTGCGGGCCATTCAAGACTTCACGGTGGAACGCGTTGGCGGCAACGGCGTGCGGCACATCAACACGCGGATTGTGGCGGCGACCAACCGGCCGCTGTCGGGGCTGGTCGAGCGCGGCCTGTTCAGGACGGACCTGTTCTATCGCTTGAGCGGCGTCGAGATCGCCGTGCCGCCGCTGCGCCGGCGGAAGGGCGACATCCTGGAGCTGACGCAGTACTTCCTCGCGCGCCACGAGGGCCGGGGCCGCCTGAGCATGACAGCCGCCGCCGTTGACGCGCTGATCGCGTACGACTGGCCCGGCAACGTCCGCGAGCTGGAGCGCATGCTCGAAGGCGCCATCGCCACCGCGGAGTCGCGGCAGATCAGCCTGGACGACCTGCCGGTCAGCCTGCGCGGCACCTACGGTGACGTGCTGGTGCCGGCGTTCCGGCTCGGCGACACCATGCGGGCCTGGGGCAGCCGCTACGCGCGCCTCGTGCTCGAGAAGAACGCGGGCAACAAGCGGCAGGCGTGCCGCATGCTCGACATCAGCTATCACACGCTCAACGCGTATCTCAGGTATCGCCCGGCGCCCGCCTTGCTGTCGTCAGAACCGGCGGGGCCGGCGGGCGACGTGGCGGCGCCGCGCTGA
- the gcvT gene encoding glycine cleavage system aminomethyltransferase GcvT — protein MTDSAHAPLKRTPLHGSHVALGARMVPFGGWDMPVEYSGITAEHMAVRTAAGLFDVSHMGEVEIAGKGALEAVQHITSNDASKLQVGQIQYSGLTSPEGTFVDDLLVYRFGPSHYLLVINAGNIDKDWAWISAKAHEAVPGVATVNSSSRYALIAIQGPKAQEILQTQTEIDLQAIKYYWFAHGEVAAVRGTVSRTGYTGEDGFEIMIPPAMAPTVWDALLQAGKPHGLIPAGLGARDTLRLEASMRLHGNDIDQTTTVVEADLGWIVGWNKPEFLGRDVLHAQKANGTAKTLVGFEMTERAIARHGHSVFHNGQPVGVVTSGTQTPFLKKAIGMAYVPPALKAPGTEFEIDIRGRRAKAVVVPMPFYKRPKKS, from the coding sequence ATGACTGATTCCGCTCACGCTCCTCTCAAAAGAACCCCGCTTCACGGCTCGCACGTCGCGCTCGGCGCCCGCATGGTCCCCTTCGGTGGCTGGGACATGCCGGTGGAGTATTCGGGCATCACCGCGGAGCACATGGCCGTGCGGACCGCCGCCGGCCTGTTCGACGTCTCCCACATGGGCGAGGTCGAAATCGCCGGCAAGGGCGCCCTCGAGGCCGTCCAGCACATCACCAGCAACGACGCGTCGAAGCTGCAGGTGGGGCAGATCCAGTATTCGGGCCTGACGTCGCCCGAAGGCACCTTCGTGGACGACCTGCTGGTCTACCGCTTCGGGCCGTCGCACTACCTGCTGGTGATCAACGCCGGCAACATCGACAAGGACTGGGCGTGGATTTCGGCCAAGGCCCACGAGGCCGTGCCCGGCGTGGCCACGGTGAACTCGAGCAGCCGCTACGCGCTGATCGCCATCCAGGGCCCCAAGGCGCAGGAGATCCTGCAGACCCAGACGGAAATCGACCTGCAGGCCATCAAGTATTACTGGTTTGCGCACGGCGAGGTCGCCGCCGTCCGCGGCACGGTGTCGCGCACCGGTTACACCGGCGAAGACGGCTTCGAAATCATGATCCCGCCCGCGATGGCGCCCACCGTGTGGGATGCGCTGCTGCAGGCCGGGAAGCCGCACGGGTTGATCCCGGCCGGCCTCGGCGCCCGCGACACGCTGCGCCTCGAGGCCTCGATGCGCCTGCACGGCAACGACATCGACCAAACCACCACCGTGGTTGAAGCGGACCTCGGGTGGATTGTCGGCTGGAACAAGCCGGAGTTCCTCGGCCGCGACGTGCTGCACGCGCAGAAGGCGAACGGCACGGCGAAGACGCTGGTCGGCTTCGAGATGACGGAGCGGGCCATCGCCCGTCACGGTCACTCGGTGTTCCACAACGGCCAGCCAGTCGGTGTCGTCACCAGCGGCACCCAGACGCCATTCCTCAAGAAGGCGATCGGCATGGCCTACGTGCCGCCCGCGCTCAAGGCTCCCGGCACTGAATTCGAGATCGACATCCGCGGCCGCCGCGCCAAGGCGGTAGTTGTTCCCATGCCCTTTTACAAACGTCCCAAGAAGAGCTGA
- the gcvH gene encoding glycine cleavage system protein GcvH has product MSYPADLKYTKEHEWIRIEGDTGAVGITDFAQQQLGDVVYVELPEVGSTLTAGQVFGTIESVKAVSELFAPVTGEVVATNGELKDRPDFVNSKPHDTWMVKVKLANPGEAAALMDSAAYEKLIQK; this is encoded by the coding sequence ATGTCCTATCCAGCCGACCTCAAGTACACGAAAGAGCACGAGTGGATTCGCATCGAAGGTGACACCGGCGCCGTCGGCATCACCGACTTCGCCCAGCAGCAGCTCGGCGACGTCGTCTACGTCGAACTGCCGGAGGTCGGCTCGACCCTCACCGCCGGCCAGGTGTTCGGGACCATCGAATCGGTGAAGGCGGTGTCGGAACTGTTCGCGCCGGTCACCGGCGAAGTGGTGGCCACCAACGGCGAGCTCAAGGATCGCCCCGACTTCGTGAACAGCAAGCCCCACGACACCTGGATGGTGAAGGTGAAGCTGGCCAACCCCGGTGAGGCGGCGGCGCTGATGGATTCGGCCGCGTACGAAAAGCTCATTCAAAAATGA